A genomic segment from Pristiophorus japonicus isolate sPriJap1 chromosome 16, sPriJap1.hap1, whole genome shotgun sequence encodes:
- the LOC139226931 gene encoding lysophosphatidic acid receptor 3-like: MSVTWSYWLVLSLGIPQLGINLVSVICNCLVIVTIVFARHQHKPIFILFGSLALSDLLSSASSFWIALLFIWKPDNTIYGSEDLLRAYAILAISTLSTVYNLMGIGVERYLAVSDCLSPRCRVSHCQTWLVAGTSWALAGLFGGLPLMGWNCLDKEEASSALYRPLCIDYLVFVTIPNCVITFVCLLFTYVAIIVILKRQECIIAAHGHVSHSYRVAEAHVARTSVVIWIMSVVSYAPFFSGVLWDALDHSPLRDLHIHIYVFRNLTAIMITLNSLVNPIVYTHKLKGLGNPICSFKCPLSNKIHVQTIRNA, encoded by the coding sequence ATGTCTGTCACTTGGAGCTACTGGTTGGTTCTGTCGCTGGGAATCCCGCAGTTGGGCATCAATTTGGTCTCTGTCATTTGCAACTGTTTAGTGATCGTCACCATTGTCTTTGCAAGGCACCAGCACAAACCCATCTTCATTCTCTTTGGGAGCTTGGCCTTGTCCGACCTCCTCTCCAGCGCATCTTCCTTTTGGATCGCACTGCTGTTTATTTGGAAGCCGGACAATACTATCTATGGCTCGGAAGACCTGCTGCGCGCCTATGCCATCCTTGCCATCTCCACCCTGTCAACCGTCTACAACTTGATGGGTATCGGCGTCGAGCGGTACCTGGCCGTGTCTGACTGTTTGAGCCCGAGGTGCAGGGTGTCCCACTGTCAGACCTGGCTGGTGGCAGGAACGAGCTGGGCGCTGGCGGGGCTATTTGGCGGACTGCCTCTGATGGGTTGGAATTGCTTGGACAAAGAAGAAGCATCTTCTGCTCTGTACCGGCCCCTGTGCATCGATTACTTGGTTTTTGTCACGATTCCTAACTGCGTGATAACTTTCGTCTGCTTATTGTTCACCTATGTTGCCATTATTGTCATTTTAAAGAGACAGGAGTGCATCATTGCAGCACACGGACATGTTAGCCACAGTTACAGGGTGGCCGAAGCCCACGTAGCAAGGACAAGTGTGGTTATTTGGATTATGAGCGTGGTCTCTTATGCCCCTTTCTTTTCAGGCGTTCTCTGGGATGCACTGGATCACTCTCCCCTTCGGGACCTTCATATCCACATTTATGTTTTCAGAAACTTGACCGCGATAATGATAACCCTGAACTCTTTAGTTAACCCCATAGTCTATACCCACAAATTAAAGGGCTTGGGAAACCCCATCTGTTCCTTCAAATGCCCTCTTAGCAACAAAATCCACGTGCAAACTATAAGGAATGCGTAA